One segment of Lachancea thermotolerans CBS 6340 chromosome E complete sequence DNA contains the following:
- the HSH49 gene encoding U2 snRNP complex subunit HSH49 (similar to uniprot|Q99181 Saccharomyces cerevisiae YOR319W), whose amino-acid sequence MDGSSTVPANTVYVGNVDPKVSKELLYELFLQIGPVAKIRYPKDKVLQTHQGFAFVEFNSPQDAEYASKCLNNTVRLYDRTLKVRKANGASSSPTSQNALDVGAKLFIKNIDELVDSEMLTKIFGKFGSLVRPPEIFTLKQGLLRCAYICYSTFEHSDAALEKLNNQMVMNKCISIDYAYKEGSKTEKHGDEVERLLDEEAKRHSVKPT is encoded by the coding sequence ATGGATGGTTCATCGACTGTTCCTGCAAACACCGTTTATGTTGGAAATGTTGACCCAAAGGTCTctaaagaacttctttATGAACTTTTTCTACAAATAGGTCCTGTGGCCAAAATACGATATCCTAAAgacaaagttcttcaaactcaTCAAGGCTTTGCTTTCGTGGAGTTCAACAGTCCCCAAGATGCCGAGTATGCCAGCAAATGCTTGAATAATACCGTACGACTATATGACAGGACTTTGAAGGTGCGAAAGGCCAATGGAGCCAGCAGCTCACCCACAAGCCAAAATGCGTTAGATGTTGGCGCCAAGCTTTTTATCAAGAACATCGACGAGTTAGTGGACAGCGAAATGCTTACGAAGATCTTTGGAAAATTTGGCTCACTTGTTAGGCCGCCTGAGATATTCACATTAAAACAGGGCCTTCTGAGATGTGCCTATATATGCTATTCGACATTTGAACACTCGGATGCGGCTTTagagaagctcaacaaccAAATGGTTATGAACAAATGTATCTCTATTGATTATGCATACAAAGAGGGCAGTAAAACTGAAAAGCATGGCGATGAGGTTGAGAGGCTGCTTGAcgaagaagccaagagaCACTCGGTTAAACCAACTTAA